The Ammospiza caudacuta isolate bAmmCau1 chromosome 17, bAmmCau1.pri, whole genome shotgun sequence genome has a segment encoding these proteins:
- the TFAP4 gene encoding transcription factor AP-4 — protein sequence MEYFMVPAPKVPALQHFRKSEKEVIGGLCSLANIPLTPETQRDQERRIRREIANSNERRRMQSINAGFQSLKTLIPHTDGEKLSKAAILQQTAEYIFSLEQEKTRLLQQNTQLKRFIQEFSGSSPKRRRAEDKDEGIGSPDIWEDEKAEDLRREMIELRQQLDKERSVRMMLEEQVRSLEAHMYPEKLKVIAQQVQLQQQQEQVRLLHQEKLEREQQIRTQLLPSHAPPAPTHHPTVIVPAPPPSHHVTVVTMGPSSVINTVSTSRQNLDTIVQAIQHIEGTQEKQLQEEEQRRAVIVTPARACPEPSASDTASDTEGNDSDSMDQSKEEPSGDGELP from the exons ATGGAGTACTTCATGGTGCCGGCCCCCAAGGTGCCGGCCCTGCAGCACTTCAGGAAATCCGAGAAGGAGGTCATcggtgggctctgcag CTTGGCCAACATCCCACTGACTCCAGAGACCCAGCGGGACCAGGAGCGGCGGATACGCAGGGAAATCGCCAACAGCAACGAGAGGCGGCGGATGCAGAGCATCAATGCTGGCTTCCAGTCCCTGAAAACCCTCATCCCACACACGGATGGGGAGAAGCTCAGCAAG gCAGCCATCCTCCAGCAGACAGCCGAGTACATCTTctccctggagcaggaaaagaCTCGGCTACTGCAGCAGAACACCCAGCTCAAGCGGTTCATCCAG GAATTCAGTGGCTCCTCCCCGAAACGGCGACGGGCAGAGGACAAGGACGAGGGGATCGGCTCTCCCGACATCTGGGAGGATGAGAAGGCCGAGGATCTGCGCCGGGAGATGATCGAGCTCCGGCAGCAGCTGGACAAGGAGCGCTCAGTCCGCATGATGTTGGAGGAGCAG GTTCGCTCCCTGGAGGCCCACATGTACCCCGAGAAGCTGAAGGTGATTGctcagcaggtgcagctccagcagcagcaggagcaggtgagGTTGCTGCACCAGGAGAAGCTCGAGCGCGAGCAGCAGATCCGAACCCAG ctcctgccatcaCACGCTCCCCCAGCGCCCACCCACCACCCCACCGTGATCGTTCCAGCGCCGCCTCCCTCCCATCATGTCACCGTGGTCACCATGGGCCCCTCCTCGGTCATCAACACGGTCTCCACGTCCCGGCAAAACCTGGACACCATCGTTCAG GCCATCCAGCACATCGAGGGCACgcaggagaagcagctgcaggaagaggAGCAGAGACGCGCCGTCATCGTAACGCCCGCGCGCGCCTGCCCCGAGCCCTCCGCCTCCGACACCGCCTCTGACACCGAGGGCAACGACAGTGACTCCATGgaccagagcaaagaggagCCCTCGGGGGACGGGGAGCTGCCCTGA